TAGGATGCGTAGCAGTAATATCAAGATAAGAACCTCCTTTTCTTCCCCCGTTTAGTGGTTTTAAGTATTCTTCTGGAAGTCTTATTCCATTTCTTTCTCCACCTCCATTTGTAATAGTATACCCTCTACTTTCCAGTTCTGTCGATATTTCTGCTAACTGCGCTCTTGTTTCTGCATTTCCCAGCCTTCCACCTTTACTACTTGAGTACTCACCTTTATAAATGGTTTGAGGTCCTTCCTTATATATTGGAACTGGCTGCTCATTGACAAGATTGTAGCCGGCAAGTTGATCAACACTCTCACCAATATCTCCAATTACCACAGGGGTTGTTTTCACTGGAGTTATTCCTACCGTAGTAGTTTTCGGGGTGTTATTGAAGGTCCATGCACTTCTACCTTCAGCAATAGGAGCGCCCTTTAATATTGTTCCTTGCGGAGCACCTATTTCAGCCGCCTTTATATTTTTGACAATCTGCCCTCCAGCTCCTAATAGTGCGCCTCCAGCACCTCCTATAGCGGCTCCTGACAAACCACCCATCATGGTTCCTTCTATTACATTTTCCCCAAACATTACTGCGGTTGCAAATCCGTTGATAGCACCTGCAGCAGCTCCTCCAGATGCTCCGGCAATGGCTCCTCCTAAAAGACCTCCCTGTATTCCGGATGATGCGGCTGCGGTAAGAGCAGCAGAACCTACAGCGGCTCCAACCCCTCCGGTAAATGCTCCTACGGCAGCACCCATTGCTATTTTCCCCCAGGTAGCTCCCCAATTCCATTGTACAGGGTTCCATGAGCCATTAGCTTTTACTCCTGTTAAGTAGCCTCCCACAACTGCTCCTACAATAATCCATGCAAACTCTCCATTAGGATCATTATAGATCATTGGATTATTCATTACATACCCGTACCTGTTGTAGATTTGGGTATTAAAAGGATCCTGGATATTTTCATCCGCATTCAGGAATCTTCTCAGCAGCGGGTCGTAGAGTCTTCCGTTCATGTGGATAATTCCCACGTCTATAAAGTGCTCATGTCCGGTATAGCCTCTGTCTATAAGCATTCCTTCGGAATTGTTTATCAGAATGGTTATGTTAGCTTTACCAACAGCTAATTTACTTTTTCCGATACGCAGATGGGTTAAGTTGCCCCATGCATCAAAATGCCTTTGCTCAAGCATTTTTCCGGCTTCATCACTAATAGCTAAGATACTTCCCAGATAGTCTTTATGCAAAAAATTAAATGATCCGTTACTTTCATCAAAGTTTTTCAAAAATACAATATTACTCTCATATGCATTCCCCTCAATATAAATGATGTGTTTTTCTTTTCCAGTTATATTGTTTTTTACTACTTCAAAGCTTCCTTCTTCGCTGTATAGCTTGGTGAATTCTCCGTCATCTTCCGGATTAAAAACTCCTTTACACGTCACCCTTTGTCTCATACCGGTCAGTCCATACTGAAATGCTACAGAACCTTTTTCCCCAGCAATATATACCGGGTCATTATTCTCATTGTAAAGAACAGTCTGAACAAGATCCTGGTCATAATTTTCCATTCCCTCATTGTTTAGAGTCATTCCGGTCGCCTGATATATTTTGTCTGCATTTTCATACTTGATGTTTCCAACCTGATCATTTTCCATGATTCTTCCTTTTACATCATATGTATTTCTATTGGTAGAAGGCTTAAGTCCTGTCACCGGATCGGTCCAGTTTACCAGGCGGTTGTTATCATCATAATCAAAATATTCAGTTTCAATAGTTCCCGATGTTCTGCTTTTGAGTTCATTTCTAATAGCATCAAAGGTGTAAGAAATATTAAGAATATTCGGTTTTACAGATGAGGAGTGATTGACATTTGCCAAAAATCCATTACCATCATATTCATTATTAATCTCAGCCGCTCCCAATTTAGCCTTTACGAGCAGTCCTTTTGCATTGATTTCTTTCAGCTCCCATAAAACTTTCCCTGAAGTCTTATCCTTAACCTGATACAACTCACCATTCCATGCATTGTACAGATTTTCTACAGCAACATTGGTTGTTACTGTGGAAGTCTGTATTGCTTTTTCATATGAGCTTATCCTTCCATTGTTGTCATAAACAATATTTTTGTCTGAGAAATATGCTTCAGGGGTCTCCTGGAAAGAGGAAACTGTCCTTCCCTGAGGGTCATAGTTTATTGTGTAAATATATTTTTTACCATTGGAGATTCCTGCTTTTTCATTGAGTCTTCCCTTATTATTATAGGAAAAACTCATCATCTTTTCAGTTTGGTTACCCGTGGTAGATTTCTCCTCTAGGCTGATAAGTTGTCCCAGGGTATTATACTTATATCTTTTCTCACCTCTTGGGCTTTTAACTCTTGAAAGTGATCCCATATAACCAAGGTACTGATATTCATATACCCCGGTAGAAGGGTCTTCTACCCGTATTTTATTCCCCCAGTCATCATACTTGGTGGTCACAATATGCTGTGCGTATTTGGCCTGGATCTGCTGGCCTTCGGCATTGTAAGAAAACTGTACCGTACCTCCCTTATCGGTTGATGATATGACATTTCCTAAAGCATCCATTGTCTGGGAAGTTGTCCTTCCGTAATCCAGTGGACTGGTTTCCTTTACCGTTGTAGTAAATCCTGATATGATAGTCTCTGTTTGTTTTCCGGTAAATGCTGTACTCTTTACCTTTGGCGGAAATACGGTATCATCATAAACAAAAGTATTCCAATAGCTGGCAGACTGCCCTTCAAAATAAGGCTCTGATTCCTTGAGTTTCCTACCCAATATATCATATTGAATGTCTCTAGACACATATTGTCCCTGTGTAAAGGCTTTGGAAGATGTTTTATATTCCTGTCCCAGCTTATTGGTATAAATTTTTGAAACATCACCATCAGGATCATTGCGGGTAATCATTTCATTGTACTGGTTGTCTTTAGCGTACTTGTAAGTCGTTGTTCCTGCAAGGCTGGAAGCAGAACTTACCAGCTTACCCCACACATCAAAGGTATTGGCTAAAGTGTTGCCATCCGGATCTGTTTGGGTTAGTATCTGCCCTAGACTGTTGTAGGTAAACTGCGCTTCTCGTCCTAGATTATCAGTTTTTTTAACAATAAACCTTCCTGTAGAATCATACGCATCTTTCTGAGCTTTTGAATTCCCATCAATACCAGATATGGTTTTTTTGAATATAATGTTTCCAAACCCATCATAAGAATATCCTTCAGTCACTGCTTGGGTCGTATTATTTCCAG
This genomic window from Chryseobacterium sp. MEBOG06 contains:
- a CDS encoding RHS repeat-associated core domain-containing protein codes for the protein MLLAPGINENIYKERKYLDIDGDGKVEIINVSDSQYTVFEFVKYDATQYQQKIRFSGNLLETKDPEFPVLYGDYNGDGKLDFAIPVTDYAIGKPDDWRFYIGVDNGFVPFLKKKFFTYRKFQKEMTGNYAKFAKQYFFSVTDMNKDGKSDIVQVFSYNQINLFNTNYRNFGYTVSAKLANGSDVNGTPNFTSNWSFQSPQYEIQDLLDLTLFTPITNSIKSGNNYYNVFLYWKQFLKKIKGPTAVSELARVASITQGGVTTSVKYLEVVPGNTTTPDFYKKEKKELYPYYSMGRVDQAYAVSQLAEEGRKQDFRYRGLIGNLQGKKLLGFHQIARSSWYAEGFENTKIWSGSQIDPILDGVPVKEWSIRTNNESIIFPADISENNTQLLSFESVEYKADKLLNGQVVTSVPSGYQSKIVTAIVPKFTKTKDFLTGTITQKVTTYENYYLPSKIEVSTNYGYAVSTTEFDYAHNIWGTGKDYYLGRPTNKAEKTEAYGDIQNTFTTYSYVNNLLKSSQFFPGNNTTQAVTEGYSYDGFGNIIFKKTISGIDGNSKAQKDAYDSTGRFIVKKTDNLGREAQFTYNSLGQILTQTDPDGNTLANTFDVWGKLVSSASSLAGTTTYKYAKDNQYNEMITRNDPDGDVSKIYTNKLGQEYKTSSKAFTQGQYVSRDIQYDILGRKLKESEPYFEGQSASYWNTFVYDDTVFPPKVKSTAFTGKQTETIISGFTTTVKETSPLDYGRTTSQTMDALGNVISSTDKGGTVQFSYNAEGQQIQAKYAQHIVTTKYDDWGNKIRVEDPSTGVYEYQYLGYMGSLSRVKSPRGEKRYKYNTLGQLISLEEKSTTGNQTEKMMSFSYNNKGRLNEKAGISNGKKYIYTINYDPQGRTVSSFQETPEAYFSDKNIVYDNNGRISSYEKAIQTSTVTTNVAVENLYNAWNGELYQVKDKTSGKVLWELKEINAKGLLVKAKLGAAEINNEYDGNGFLANVNHSSSVKPNILNISYTFDAIRNELKSRTSGTIETEYFDYDDNNRLVNWTDPVTGLKPSTNRNTYDVKGRIMENDQVGNIKYENADKIYQATGMTLNNEGMENYDQDLVQTVLYNENNDPVYIAGEKGSVAFQYGLTGMRQRVTCKGVFNPEDDGEFTKLYSEEGSFEVVKNNITGKEKHIIYIEGNAYESNIVFLKNFDESNGSFNFLHKDYLGSILAISDEAGKMLEQRHFDAWGNLTHLRIGKSKLAVGKANITILINNSEGMLIDRGYTGHEHFIDVGIIHMNGRLYDPLLRRFLNADENIQDPFNTQIYNRYGYVMNNPMIYNDPNGEFAWIIVGAVVGGYLTGVKANGSWNPVQWNWGATWGKIAMGAAVGAFTGGVGAAVGSAALTAAASSGIQGGLLGGAIAGASGGAAAGAINGFATAVMFGENVIEGTMMGGLSGAAIGGAGGALLGAGGQIVKNIKAAEIGAPQGTILKGAPIAEGRSAWTFNNTPKTTTVGITPVKTTPVVIGDIGESVDQLAGYNLVNEQPVPIYKEGPQTIYKGEYSSSKGGRLGNAETRAQLAEISTELESRGYTITNGGGERNGIRLPEEYLKPLNGGRKGGSYLDITATHPKYPTLRINTVDVLKDGITPNARELRNAIRIRTQIQPGEHLLLIPKKLK